In the Sebastes fasciatus isolate fSebFas1 chromosome 20, fSebFas1.pri, whole genome shotgun sequence genome, one interval contains:
- the ptprea gene encoding receptor-type tyrosine-protein phosphatase epsilon isoform X6, with product MRKNSLSFRWLKNQRKAVVTTVDKKIPNGILEEQEQQTVVLLPRSPSASKTYFPIPVEHLEEEYRLRSADDGKLFREEYNSLPGGNARGTYEEANKDDNKEKNRYPNILPYDHSRVVLTQLDGNPCSDYVNASYIDGYTEKNKFIAAQGPKEDTVADFWRMIWEQKVATVVMLTNLKERKEDKCHQYWPDQGCWTYGNVRVAVEDFTVLVDYTIRKFCIQYQASDAAKTPRLVTQLHFTSWPDFGVPFSPIGMLKFLKKVKVVNPPFSGPIVVHCSAGVGRTGTFIVIDAMIDMIPAEQKVDVFGIVAKIREQRSQLIQTDMQYSFVYQALLEYYLYGDTELDVSSLEGHLHKLHNTFVTGDRVGLEEEFKKLTNMRIMKENMRTGNLPANMKKNRVLQIIPYDFNRVILSMRRGQEFTDYVNASFIDGYRQKDYFIATQGPLTHTVEDFWRMVWEWKCHSIVMLTELQEREQDKCCHYWPAEDSVTYGDYTVELKGDTLCDTFSLRDLVLTFVPEKQTRVIRHFHFHGWPEIGIPAEGKGMIDIIASVQRQQQQSGNNPIVVHCSAGAGRTGTFIALSNILERVKAEGLLDVFQTVKSLRMQRPHMVQTVEQYDFCYRVVQDFVDIFSDYANFK from the exons ATGAGAAAGAATAGCCTCAGTTTCAGATG GTTAAAAAACCAGAGAAAAGCAGTCGTCACCACAGTCGACAAGAAGATACCAAATGGCATCCTGGAGGAACAAG AGCAACAGACGGTGGTCCTTCTGCCCAGATCCCCTTCAGCCTCTAAGACCTACTTCCCCATCCCGGTGGAGCACCTCGAGGAGGAGTACAGGCTCCGCTCAGCCGACGATGGCAAGCTCTTCAGGGAGGAGTACAAC TCCTTGCCAGGGGGTAATGCCCGCGGGACGTATGAGGAGGCCAACAAAGACGACAACAAGGAGAAGAACAGATACCCCAACATCCTTCCTT ATGATCATTCCAGAGTGGTGTTGACTCAGCTGGATGGAAATCCCTGTTCAGACTATGTGAATGCTTCATACATTGAT GGTTACACGGAAAAGAACAAATTCATAGCAGCACAAG GTCCAAAAGAAGACACCGTAGCAGATTTCTGGAGGATGATATGGGAGCAGAAAGTAGCGACTGTTGTCATGCTGACAAATCtcaaagaaaggaaagaa GACAAGTGCCACCAGTACTGGCCAGATCAGGGATGTTGGACCTATGGGAACGTGAGGGTGGCAGTAGAAGACTTCACTGTCCTTGTGGACTACACCATACGCAAGTTCTGCATACAATAT CAAGCCAGCGATGCTGCTAAGACTCCCAGGCTGGTCACCCAGCTCCACTTCACCAGCTGGCCCGACTTTGGAGTTCCCTTTTCCCCCATCGGCATGCTCAAGTTCCTCAAAAAGGTCAAGGTGGTCAATCCACCCTTCTCTGGGCCTATTGTGGTGCACTGCAG cGCCGGTGTTGGGAGGACGGGAACCTTCATCGTAATAGATGCCATGATCGACATGATTCCCGCGGAGCAGAAAGTTGATGTGTTTGGGATTGTCGCTAAGATACGAGAGCAGCGCTCACAGCTCATTCAGACAGAT ATGCAGTACTCATTCGTCTACCAGGCCCTGCTTGAATACTACCTCTATGGAGACACGGAGCTGGACGTGTCGTCTCTGGAAGGACATCTGCACAAACTGCACAACACCTTTGTAACCGGTGACCGGGTCGGCCTGGAGGAAGAGTTTAAG AAACTGACCAACATGCGAATAATGAAGGAGAACATGAGAACGGGGAACCTTCCTGCCAACATGAAGAAGAACAGAGTTCTGCAAATTATTCCAT ATGACTTCAACAGAGTCATTCTCTCCATGAGAAGAGGTCAGGAGTTCACCGATTACGTCAATGCATCTTTTATAGAT GGCTACAGACAGAAGGACTACTTCATTGCCACACAGGgccctctgacacacacagtgGAGGACTTCTGGAGAATGGTGTGGGAATGGAAATGTCACTCCATTGTCATGCTCACTGAGCTCCAGGAGAGGGAGCAG GACAAATGTTGCCATTACTGGCCCGCAGAGGACTCGGTCACCTACGGAGATTACACAGTAGAGTTGAAGGGAGACACTTTGTGCGACACCTTCAGTCTACGAGACTTGGTACTCACCTTTGTCCCG GAGAAGCAAACAAGGGTGATCAGGCACTTCCACTTCCACGGCTGGCCTGAGATCGGCATCCCAGCCGAGGGGAAAGGCATGATCGACATCATCGCCTCAGTgcagagacagcagcagcagtccggGAACAATCCCATCGTCGTACACTGCAG TGCTGGTGCAGGGCGAACAGGTACGTTCATTGCACTGAGCAATATCTTGGAGCGAGTCAAGGCAGAAGGCTTGCTGGACGTGTTCCAAACTGTGAAGAGTTTACGCATGCAGAGGCCTCATATGGTCCAAACTGTG GAACAATATGACTTCTGCTACAGGGTGGTACAAGACTTTGTCGACATTTTCTCAGACTATGCCAATTTTAAATGA
- the ptprea gene encoding receptor-type tyrosine-protein phosphatase epsilon isoform X2, producing the protein MVPLLFLVATTTTPNSTGNGNHTEGVTSPSQHILPTVLVLSLLLLIIALLAWYFLRLKNQRKAVVTTVDKKIPNGILEEQEFGYSTESLYTTVPPEQQTVVLLPRSPSASKTYFPIPVEHLEEEYRLRSADDGKLFREEYNSLPGGNARGTYEEANKDDNKEKNRYPNILPYDHSRVVLTQLDGNPCSDYVNASYIDGYTEKNKFIAAQGPKEDTVADFWRMIWEQKVATVVMLTNLKERKEDKCHQYWPDQGCWTYGNVRVAVEDFTVLVDYTIRKFCIQYQASDAAKTPRLVTQLHFTSWPDFGVPFSPIGMLKFLKKVKVVNPPFSGPIVVHCSAGVGRTGTFIVIDAMIDMIPAEQKVDVFGIVAKIREQRSQLIQTDMQYSFVYQALLEYYLYGDTELDVSSLEGHLHKLHNTFVTGDRVGLEEEFKKLTNMRIMKENMRTGNLPANMKKNRVLQIIPYDFNRVILSMRRGQEFTDYVNASFIDGYRQKDYFIATQGPLTHTVEDFWRMVWEWKCHSIVMLTELQEREQDKCCHYWPAEDSVTYGDYTVELKGDTLCDTFSLRDLVLTFVPEKQTRVIRHFHFHGWPEIGIPAEGKGMIDIIASVQRQQQQSGNNPIVVHCSAGAGRTGTFIALSNILERVKAEGLLDVFQTVKSLRMQRPHMVQTVEQYDFCYRVVQDFVDIFSDYANFK; encoded by the exons GCGTTACATCCCCCAGCCAGCACATCCTCCCCACCGTGCTGGTCCTgtccctgctgctgctcatcATCGCGCTGCTAGCCTGGTACTTCCTCAG GTTAAAAAACCAGAGAAAAGCAGTCGTCACCACAGTCGACAAGAAGATACCAAATGGCATCCTGGAGGAACAAG AGTTTGGATACAGTACTGAGTCGTTATACACCACTGTGCCACCAG AGCAACAGACGGTGGTCCTTCTGCCCAGATCCCCTTCAGCCTCTAAGACCTACTTCCCCATCCCGGTGGAGCACCTCGAGGAGGAGTACAGGCTCCGCTCAGCCGACGATGGCAAGCTCTTCAGGGAGGAGTACAAC TCCTTGCCAGGGGGTAATGCCCGCGGGACGTATGAGGAGGCCAACAAAGACGACAACAAGGAGAAGAACAGATACCCCAACATCCTTCCTT ATGATCATTCCAGAGTGGTGTTGACTCAGCTGGATGGAAATCCCTGTTCAGACTATGTGAATGCTTCATACATTGAT GGTTACACGGAAAAGAACAAATTCATAGCAGCACAAG GTCCAAAAGAAGACACCGTAGCAGATTTCTGGAGGATGATATGGGAGCAGAAAGTAGCGACTGTTGTCATGCTGACAAATCtcaaagaaaggaaagaa GACAAGTGCCACCAGTACTGGCCAGATCAGGGATGTTGGACCTATGGGAACGTGAGGGTGGCAGTAGAAGACTTCACTGTCCTTGTGGACTACACCATACGCAAGTTCTGCATACAATAT CAAGCCAGCGATGCTGCTAAGACTCCCAGGCTGGTCACCCAGCTCCACTTCACCAGCTGGCCCGACTTTGGAGTTCCCTTTTCCCCCATCGGCATGCTCAAGTTCCTCAAAAAGGTCAAGGTGGTCAATCCACCCTTCTCTGGGCCTATTGTGGTGCACTGCAG cGCCGGTGTTGGGAGGACGGGAACCTTCATCGTAATAGATGCCATGATCGACATGATTCCCGCGGAGCAGAAAGTTGATGTGTTTGGGATTGTCGCTAAGATACGAGAGCAGCGCTCACAGCTCATTCAGACAGAT ATGCAGTACTCATTCGTCTACCAGGCCCTGCTTGAATACTACCTCTATGGAGACACGGAGCTGGACGTGTCGTCTCTGGAAGGACATCTGCACAAACTGCACAACACCTTTGTAACCGGTGACCGGGTCGGCCTGGAGGAAGAGTTTAAG AAACTGACCAACATGCGAATAATGAAGGAGAACATGAGAACGGGGAACCTTCCTGCCAACATGAAGAAGAACAGAGTTCTGCAAATTATTCCAT ATGACTTCAACAGAGTCATTCTCTCCATGAGAAGAGGTCAGGAGTTCACCGATTACGTCAATGCATCTTTTATAGAT GGCTACAGACAGAAGGACTACTTCATTGCCACACAGGgccctctgacacacacagtgGAGGACTTCTGGAGAATGGTGTGGGAATGGAAATGTCACTCCATTGTCATGCTCACTGAGCTCCAGGAGAGGGAGCAG GACAAATGTTGCCATTACTGGCCCGCAGAGGACTCGGTCACCTACGGAGATTACACAGTAGAGTTGAAGGGAGACACTTTGTGCGACACCTTCAGTCTACGAGACTTGGTACTCACCTTTGTCCCG GAGAAGCAAACAAGGGTGATCAGGCACTTCCACTTCCACGGCTGGCCTGAGATCGGCATCCCAGCCGAGGGGAAAGGCATGATCGACATCATCGCCTCAGTgcagagacagcagcagcagtccggGAACAATCCCATCGTCGTACACTGCAG TGCTGGTGCAGGGCGAACAGGTACGTTCATTGCACTGAGCAATATCTTGGAGCGAGTCAAGGCAGAAGGCTTGCTGGACGTGTTCCAAACTGTGAAGAGTTTACGCATGCAGAGGCCTCATATGGTCCAAACTGTG GAACAATATGACTTCTGCTACAGGGTGGTACAAGACTTTGTCGACATTTTCTCAGACTATGCCAATTTTAAATGA
- the ptprea gene encoding receptor-type tyrosine-protein phosphatase epsilon isoform X1, with amino-acid sequence MVPLLFLVATTTTPNSTGNGNHTEAGVTSPSQHILPTVLVLSLLLLIIALLAWYFLRLKNQRKAVVTTVDKKIPNGILEEQEFGYSTESLYTTVPPEQQTVVLLPRSPSASKTYFPIPVEHLEEEYRLRSADDGKLFREEYNSLPGGNARGTYEEANKDDNKEKNRYPNILPYDHSRVVLTQLDGNPCSDYVNASYIDGYTEKNKFIAAQGPKEDTVADFWRMIWEQKVATVVMLTNLKERKEDKCHQYWPDQGCWTYGNVRVAVEDFTVLVDYTIRKFCIQYQASDAAKTPRLVTQLHFTSWPDFGVPFSPIGMLKFLKKVKVVNPPFSGPIVVHCSAGVGRTGTFIVIDAMIDMIPAEQKVDVFGIVAKIREQRSQLIQTDMQYSFVYQALLEYYLYGDTELDVSSLEGHLHKLHNTFVTGDRVGLEEEFKKLTNMRIMKENMRTGNLPANMKKNRVLQIIPYDFNRVILSMRRGQEFTDYVNASFIDGYRQKDYFIATQGPLTHTVEDFWRMVWEWKCHSIVMLTELQEREQDKCCHYWPAEDSVTYGDYTVELKGDTLCDTFSLRDLVLTFVPEKQTRVIRHFHFHGWPEIGIPAEGKGMIDIIASVQRQQQQSGNNPIVVHCSAGAGRTGTFIALSNILERVKAEGLLDVFQTVKSLRMQRPHMVQTVEQYDFCYRVVQDFVDIFSDYANFK; translated from the exons CAGGCGTTACATCCCCCAGCCAGCACATCCTCCCCACCGTGCTGGTCCTgtccctgctgctgctcatcATCGCGCTGCTAGCCTGGTACTTCCTCAG GTTAAAAAACCAGAGAAAAGCAGTCGTCACCACAGTCGACAAGAAGATACCAAATGGCATCCTGGAGGAACAAG AGTTTGGATACAGTACTGAGTCGTTATACACCACTGTGCCACCAG AGCAACAGACGGTGGTCCTTCTGCCCAGATCCCCTTCAGCCTCTAAGACCTACTTCCCCATCCCGGTGGAGCACCTCGAGGAGGAGTACAGGCTCCGCTCAGCCGACGATGGCAAGCTCTTCAGGGAGGAGTACAAC TCCTTGCCAGGGGGTAATGCCCGCGGGACGTATGAGGAGGCCAACAAAGACGACAACAAGGAGAAGAACAGATACCCCAACATCCTTCCTT ATGATCATTCCAGAGTGGTGTTGACTCAGCTGGATGGAAATCCCTGTTCAGACTATGTGAATGCTTCATACATTGAT GGTTACACGGAAAAGAACAAATTCATAGCAGCACAAG GTCCAAAAGAAGACACCGTAGCAGATTTCTGGAGGATGATATGGGAGCAGAAAGTAGCGACTGTTGTCATGCTGACAAATCtcaaagaaaggaaagaa GACAAGTGCCACCAGTACTGGCCAGATCAGGGATGTTGGACCTATGGGAACGTGAGGGTGGCAGTAGAAGACTTCACTGTCCTTGTGGACTACACCATACGCAAGTTCTGCATACAATAT CAAGCCAGCGATGCTGCTAAGACTCCCAGGCTGGTCACCCAGCTCCACTTCACCAGCTGGCCCGACTTTGGAGTTCCCTTTTCCCCCATCGGCATGCTCAAGTTCCTCAAAAAGGTCAAGGTGGTCAATCCACCCTTCTCTGGGCCTATTGTGGTGCACTGCAG cGCCGGTGTTGGGAGGACGGGAACCTTCATCGTAATAGATGCCATGATCGACATGATTCCCGCGGAGCAGAAAGTTGATGTGTTTGGGATTGTCGCTAAGATACGAGAGCAGCGCTCACAGCTCATTCAGACAGAT ATGCAGTACTCATTCGTCTACCAGGCCCTGCTTGAATACTACCTCTATGGAGACACGGAGCTGGACGTGTCGTCTCTGGAAGGACATCTGCACAAACTGCACAACACCTTTGTAACCGGTGACCGGGTCGGCCTGGAGGAAGAGTTTAAG AAACTGACCAACATGCGAATAATGAAGGAGAACATGAGAACGGGGAACCTTCCTGCCAACATGAAGAAGAACAGAGTTCTGCAAATTATTCCAT ATGACTTCAACAGAGTCATTCTCTCCATGAGAAGAGGTCAGGAGTTCACCGATTACGTCAATGCATCTTTTATAGAT GGCTACAGACAGAAGGACTACTTCATTGCCACACAGGgccctctgacacacacagtgGAGGACTTCTGGAGAATGGTGTGGGAATGGAAATGTCACTCCATTGTCATGCTCACTGAGCTCCAGGAGAGGGAGCAG GACAAATGTTGCCATTACTGGCCCGCAGAGGACTCGGTCACCTACGGAGATTACACAGTAGAGTTGAAGGGAGACACTTTGTGCGACACCTTCAGTCTACGAGACTTGGTACTCACCTTTGTCCCG GAGAAGCAAACAAGGGTGATCAGGCACTTCCACTTCCACGGCTGGCCTGAGATCGGCATCCCAGCCGAGGGGAAAGGCATGATCGACATCATCGCCTCAGTgcagagacagcagcagcagtccggGAACAATCCCATCGTCGTACACTGCAG TGCTGGTGCAGGGCGAACAGGTACGTTCATTGCACTGAGCAATATCTTGGAGCGAGTCAAGGCAGAAGGCTTGCTGGACGTGTTCCAAACTGTGAAGAGTTTACGCATGCAGAGGCCTCATATGGTCCAAACTGTG GAACAATATGACTTCTGCTACAGGGTGGTACAAGACTTTGTCGACATTTTCTCAGACTATGCCAATTTTAAATGA
- the ptprea gene encoding receptor-type tyrosine-protein phosphatase epsilon isoform X3: MVPLLFLVATTTTPNSTGNGNHTEAGVTSPSQHILPTVLVLSLLLLIIALLAWYFLRLKNQRKAVVTTVDKKIPNGILEEQEQQTVVLLPRSPSASKTYFPIPVEHLEEEYRLRSADDGKLFREEYNSLPGGNARGTYEEANKDDNKEKNRYPNILPYDHSRVVLTQLDGNPCSDYVNASYIDGYTEKNKFIAAQGPKEDTVADFWRMIWEQKVATVVMLTNLKERKEDKCHQYWPDQGCWTYGNVRVAVEDFTVLVDYTIRKFCIQYQASDAAKTPRLVTQLHFTSWPDFGVPFSPIGMLKFLKKVKVVNPPFSGPIVVHCSAGVGRTGTFIVIDAMIDMIPAEQKVDVFGIVAKIREQRSQLIQTDMQYSFVYQALLEYYLYGDTELDVSSLEGHLHKLHNTFVTGDRVGLEEEFKKLTNMRIMKENMRTGNLPANMKKNRVLQIIPYDFNRVILSMRRGQEFTDYVNASFIDGYRQKDYFIATQGPLTHTVEDFWRMVWEWKCHSIVMLTELQEREQDKCCHYWPAEDSVTYGDYTVELKGDTLCDTFSLRDLVLTFVPEKQTRVIRHFHFHGWPEIGIPAEGKGMIDIIASVQRQQQQSGNNPIVVHCSAGAGRTGTFIALSNILERVKAEGLLDVFQTVKSLRMQRPHMVQTVEQYDFCYRVVQDFVDIFSDYANFK, from the exons CAGGCGTTACATCCCCCAGCCAGCACATCCTCCCCACCGTGCTGGTCCTgtccctgctgctgctcatcATCGCGCTGCTAGCCTGGTACTTCCTCAG GTTAAAAAACCAGAGAAAAGCAGTCGTCACCACAGTCGACAAGAAGATACCAAATGGCATCCTGGAGGAACAAG AGCAACAGACGGTGGTCCTTCTGCCCAGATCCCCTTCAGCCTCTAAGACCTACTTCCCCATCCCGGTGGAGCACCTCGAGGAGGAGTACAGGCTCCGCTCAGCCGACGATGGCAAGCTCTTCAGGGAGGAGTACAAC TCCTTGCCAGGGGGTAATGCCCGCGGGACGTATGAGGAGGCCAACAAAGACGACAACAAGGAGAAGAACAGATACCCCAACATCCTTCCTT ATGATCATTCCAGAGTGGTGTTGACTCAGCTGGATGGAAATCCCTGTTCAGACTATGTGAATGCTTCATACATTGAT GGTTACACGGAAAAGAACAAATTCATAGCAGCACAAG GTCCAAAAGAAGACACCGTAGCAGATTTCTGGAGGATGATATGGGAGCAGAAAGTAGCGACTGTTGTCATGCTGACAAATCtcaaagaaaggaaagaa GACAAGTGCCACCAGTACTGGCCAGATCAGGGATGTTGGACCTATGGGAACGTGAGGGTGGCAGTAGAAGACTTCACTGTCCTTGTGGACTACACCATACGCAAGTTCTGCATACAATAT CAAGCCAGCGATGCTGCTAAGACTCCCAGGCTGGTCACCCAGCTCCACTTCACCAGCTGGCCCGACTTTGGAGTTCCCTTTTCCCCCATCGGCATGCTCAAGTTCCTCAAAAAGGTCAAGGTGGTCAATCCACCCTTCTCTGGGCCTATTGTGGTGCACTGCAG cGCCGGTGTTGGGAGGACGGGAACCTTCATCGTAATAGATGCCATGATCGACATGATTCCCGCGGAGCAGAAAGTTGATGTGTTTGGGATTGTCGCTAAGATACGAGAGCAGCGCTCACAGCTCATTCAGACAGAT ATGCAGTACTCATTCGTCTACCAGGCCCTGCTTGAATACTACCTCTATGGAGACACGGAGCTGGACGTGTCGTCTCTGGAAGGACATCTGCACAAACTGCACAACACCTTTGTAACCGGTGACCGGGTCGGCCTGGAGGAAGAGTTTAAG AAACTGACCAACATGCGAATAATGAAGGAGAACATGAGAACGGGGAACCTTCCTGCCAACATGAAGAAGAACAGAGTTCTGCAAATTATTCCAT ATGACTTCAACAGAGTCATTCTCTCCATGAGAAGAGGTCAGGAGTTCACCGATTACGTCAATGCATCTTTTATAGAT GGCTACAGACAGAAGGACTACTTCATTGCCACACAGGgccctctgacacacacagtgGAGGACTTCTGGAGAATGGTGTGGGAATGGAAATGTCACTCCATTGTCATGCTCACTGAGCTCCAGGAGAGGGAGCAG GACAAATGTTGCCATTACTGGCCCGCAGAGGACTCGGTCACCTACGGAGATTACACAGTAGAGTTGAAGGGAGACACTTTGTGCGACACCTTCAGTCTACGAGACTTGGTACTCACCTTTGTCCCG GAGAAGCAAACAAGGGTGATCAGGCACTTCCACTTCCACGGCTGGCCTGAGATCGGCATCCCAGCCGAGGGGAAAGGCATGATCGACATCATCGCCTCAGTgcagagacagcagcagcagtccggGAACAATCCCATCGTCGTACACTGCAG TGCTGGTGCAGGGCGAACAGGTACGTTCATTGCACTGAGCAATATCTTGGAGCGAGTCAAGGCAGAAGGCTTGCTGGACGTGTTCCAAACTGTGAAGAGTTTACGCATGCAGAGGCCTCATATGGTCCAAACTGTG GAACAATATGACTTCTGCTACAGGGTGGTACAAGACTTTGTCGACATTTTCTCAGACTATGCCAATTTTAAATGA
- the ptprea gene encoding receptor-type tyrosine-protein phosphatase epsilon isoform X4 codes for MVPLLFLVATTTTPNSTGNGNHTEGVTSPSQHILPTVLVLSLLLLIIALLAWYFLRLKNQRKAVVTTVDKKIPNGILEEQEQQTVVLLPRSPSASKTYFPIPVEHLEEEYRLRSADDGKLFREEYNSLPGGNARGTYEEANKDDNKEKNRYPNILPYDHSRVVLTQLDGNPCSDYVNASYIDGYTEKNKFIAAQGPKEDTVADFWRMIWEQKVATVVMLTNLKERKEDKCHQYWPDQGCWTYGNVRVAVEDFTVLVDYTIRKFCIQYQASDAAKTPRLVTQLHFTSWPDFGVPFSPIGMLKFLKKVKVVNPPFSGPIVVHCSAGVGRTGTFIVIDAMIDMIPAEQKVDVFGIVAKIREQRSQLIQTDMQYSFVYQALLEYYLYGDTELDVSSLEGHLHKLHNTFVTGDRVGLEEEFKKLTNMRIMKENMRTGNLPANMKKNRVLQIIPYDFNRVILSMRRGQEFTDYVNASFIDGYRQKDYFIATQGPLTHTVEDFWRMVWEWKCHSIVMLTELQEREQDKCCHYWPAEDSVTYGDYTVELKGDTLCDTFSLRDLVLTFVPEKQTRVIRHFHFHGWPEIGIPAEGKGMIDIIASVQRQQQQSGNNPIVVHCSAGAGRTGTFIALSNILERVKAEGLLDVFQTVKSLRMQRPHMVQTVEQYDFCYRVVQDFVDIFSDYANFK; via the exons GCGTTACATCCCCCAGCCAGCACATCCTCCCCACCGTGCTGGTCCTgtccctgctgctgctcatcATCGCGCTGCTAGCCTGGTACTTCCTCAG GTTAAAAAACCAGAGAAAAGCAGTCGTCACCACAGTCGACAAGAAGATACCAAATGGCATCCTGGAGGAACAAG AGCAACAGACGGTGGTCCTTCTGCCCAGATCCCCTTCAGCCTCTAAGACCTACTTCCCCATCCCGGTGGAGCACCTCGAGGAGGAGTACAGGCTCCGCTCAGCCGACGATGGCAAGCTCTTCAGGGAGGAGTACAAC TCCTTGCCAGGGGGTAATGCCCGCGGGACGTATGAGGAGGCCAACAAAGACGACAACAAGGAGAAGAACAGATACCCCAACATCCTTCCTT ATGATCATTCCAGAGTGGTGTTGACTCAGCTGGATGGAAATCCCTGTTCAGACTATGTGAATGCTTCATACATTGAT GGTTACACGGAAAAGAACAAATTCATAGCAGCACAAG GTCCAAAAGAAGACACCGTAGCAGATTTCTGGAGGATGATATGGGAGCAGAAAGTAGCGACTGTTGTCATGCTGACAAATCtcaaagaaaggaaagaa GACAAGTGCCACCAGTACTGGCCAGATCAGGGATGTTGGACCTATGGGAACGTGAGGGTGGCAGTAGAAGACTTCACTGTCCTTGTGGACTACACCATACGCAAGTTCTGCATACAATAT CAAGCCAGCGATGCTGCTAAGACTCCCAGGCTGGTCACCCAGCTCCACTTCACCAGCTGGCCCGACTTTGGAGTTCCCTTTTCCCCCATCGGCATGCTCAAGTTCCTCAAAAAGGTCAAGGTGGTCAATCCACCCTTCTCTGGGCCTATTGTGGTGCACTGCAG cGCCGGTGTTGGGAGGACGGGAACCTTCATCGTAATAGATGCCATGATCGACATGATTCCCGCGGAGCAGAAAGTTGATGTGTTTGGGATTGTCGCTAAGATACGAGAGCAGCGCTCACAGCTCATTCAGACAGAT ATGCAGTACTCATTCGTCTACCAGGCCCTGCTTGAATACTACCTCTATGGAGACACGGAGCTGGACGTGTCGTCTCTGGAAGGACATCTGCACAAACTGCACAACACCTTTGTAACCGGTGACCGGGTCGGCCTGGAGGAAGAGTTTAAG AAACTGACCAACATGCGAATAATGAAGGAGAACATGAGAACGGGGAACCTTCCTGCCAACATGAAGAAGAACAGAGTTCTGCAAATTATTCCAT ATGACTTCAACAGAGTCATTCTCTCCATGAGAAGAGGTCAGGAGTTCACCGATTACGTCAATGCATCTTTTATAGAT GGCTACAGACAGAAGGACTACTTCATTGCCACACAGGgccctctgacacacacagtgGAGGACTTCTGGAGAATGGTGTGGGAATGGAAATGTCACTCCATTGTCATGCTCACTGAGCTCCAGGAGAGGGAGCAG GACAAATGTTGCCATTACTGGCCCGCAGAGGACTCGGTCACCTACGGAGATTACACAGTAGAGTTGAAGGGAGACACTTTGTGCGACACCTTCAGTCTACGAGACTTGGTACTCACCTTTGTCCCG GAGAAGCAAACAAGGGTGATCAGGCACTTCCACTTCCACGGCTGGCCTGAGATCGGCATCCCAGCCGAGGGGAAAGGCATGATCGACATCATCGCCTCAGTgcagagacagcagcagcagtccggGAACAATCCCATCGTCGTACACTGCAG TGCTGGTGCAGGGCGAACAGGTACGTTCATTGCACTGAGCAATATCTTGGAGCGAGTCAAGGCAGAAGGCTTGCTGGACGTGTTCCAAACTGTGAAGAGTTTACGCATGCAGAGGCCTCATATGGTCCAAACTGTG GAACAATATGACTTCTGCTACAGGGTGGTACAAGACTTTGTCGACATTTTCTCAGACTATGCCAATTTTAAATGA